One Podarcis raffonei isolate rPodRaf1 chromosome 18, rPodRaf1.pri, whole genome shotgun sequence genomic window carries:
- the NRTN gene encoding neurturin isoform X1, which yields MKVWKLAAIASMLFSSMLSVLVCRDLFTRSQEHTLFSSSLFSRTSSSSSLADGHRRHPRALGRRGSLISQYSTLFESYTEGEIRHLISTLIERYSQSMNSGGHELPLFAKGGNRMKRAKARHKPCSLKELEVTVSELGLGYKSDETVLFRYCSGTCDSAVRNYDLSLKNVRSMRKIKKEKVRARPCCRPLSYDDDVSFLDAGNRYYTVNEVSAKECGCV from the exons ATGAAGGTATGGAAGCTGGCAGCTATAGCCTCGATGCTCTTCAGTTCCATGTTGTCCGTTTTGGTTTGTAGAGACTTGTTCACCAGGAGCCAGGAGCACACCCTCTTCTCCTCGTCGCTGTTTTCGAGAACCTCGTCGTCTTCCTCGCTCGCTGACGGCCACAGGAGGCACCCAAGGGCTCTGGGACGCCGCGGGTCGCTGATCTCCCAGT ACAGCACGTTGTTCGAGAGCTACACGGAGGGAGAAATCCGCCACCTCATCTCCACGCTGATCGAGAGGTACAGCCAGTCCATGAATTCGGGGGGCCACGAACTGCCGCTCTTTGCCAAAGGCGGCAACCGGATGAAACGCGCGAAGGCCCGCCACAAGCCCTGCTCCCTCAAGGAGTTGGAGGTGACTGTCAGCGAGTTGGGCCTCGGGTACAAGTCGGACGAGACGGTCCTCTTCCGCTACTGCAGCGGCACCTGCGACTCGGCCGTGCGCAACTACGACCTGTCCCTCAAGAACGTGAGGAGCATGCGGAAGAtcaagaaggagaaggtgagggCCCGGCCGTGCTGCCGCCCCCTGTCGTACGACGACGACGTCTCCTTCTTGGACGCTGGGAACCGCTACTACACGGTGAATGAGGTGTCGGCCAAAGAGTGCGGCTGCGTGTGA
- the NRTN gene encoding neurturin isoform X2 encodes MIFGETGLRRDLFTRSQEHTLFSSSLFSRTSSSSSLADGHRRHPRALGRRGSLISQYSTLFESYTEGEIRHLISTLIERYSQSMNSGGHELPLFAKGGNRMKRAKARHKPCSLKELEVTVSELGLGYKSDETVLFRYCSGTCDSAVRNYDLSLKNVRSMRKIKKEKVRARPCCRPLSYDDDVSFLDAGNRYYTVNEVSAKECGCV; translated from the exons AGACTTGTTCACCAGGAGCCAGGAGCACACCCTCTTCTCCTCGTCGCTGTTTTCGAGAACCTCGTCGTCTTCCTCGCTCGCTGACGGCCACAGGAGGCACCCAAGGGCTCTGGGACGCCGCGGGTCGCTGATCTCCCAGT ACAGCACGTTGTTCGAGAGCTACACGGAGGGAGAAATCCGCCACCTCATCTCCACGCTGATCGAGAGGTACAGCCAGTCCATGAATTCGGGGGGCCACGAACTGCCGCTCTTTGCCAAAGGCGGCAACCGGATGAAACGCGCGAAGGCCCGCCACAAGCCCTGCTCCCTCAAGGAGTTGGAGGTGACTGTCAGCGAGTTGGGCCTCGGGTACAAGTCGGACGAGACGGTCCTCTTCCGCTACTGCAGCGGCACCTGCGACTCGGCCGTGCGCAACTACGACCTGTCCCTCAAGAACGTGAGGAGCATGCGGAAGAtcaagaaggagaaggtgagggCCCGGCCGTGCTGCCGCCCCCTGTCGTACGACGACGACGTCTCCTTCTTGGACGCTGGGAACCGCTACTACACGGTGAATGAGGTGTCGGCCAAAGAGTGCGGCTGCGTGTGA